The sequence below is a genomic window from Cicer arietinum cultivar CDC Frontier isolate Library 1 chromosome 6, Cicar.CDCFrontier_v2.0, whole genome shotgun sequence.
AAGTGTTAAGTGTTTAatgaaaattcaataaaaaaaacgaattgtttaaaaaaattggagtCAAATActctctaaaataatttttggttaAATTTTGTTCACTTTCTATTTAAACTTTGTATTACTAGGATCATATTCTCTTgttaactaataaattaaaactaaaaaaattaataacagtGAAACTTATATCAATATTGCATACATATTTGATGATTTAATTTGTGATTATGAACTTCTGGAGATCCCATTGCATGTGTTTGTAATTTTGAAAGTCATGGTAAATTTGTAAGTCACATATAAGGCAACTTTATTAAAAGTACAAGTGAAAGGTTAGACTTTCCCATCAAATTAGAGTTTGAACTCCAATTGAGAAAGGTAGCAACTTAATACGTTTTTTGAATTTCCTTCAATCAACTCAACGTCTCATCacataataaagaaaattaaaattaatgaaaattaacTTACAGAAGATTCAATTTAGTAGAAGGAGTTAAATTCATCCAATACggttaattcaaattttaatctaTGTTGTgagatatatttatatttagtgttTGACGCATCTTAAATATGATTACCtttaattgatgaaatttgtataaaaaatataataaaaattagatacaaagtaataaaaaaaaatatctaattattttaatttaatttaaagacTAATTTATAGATGAATtgcatattttcttttaatagaGAAAGAAAGATACTTTGAAATTAGATGGATACTTATTTTAGCATTTGCAGCGACACCGGAGTACtaaaatacattatatataataactCTAATTATATGTTGTAAGTCTCTTTATTAATTTGGGAAAATATTAGAGAAATTAAATTATGCATACTTAGTGTAAACTATTTTTACACGGATAAGTAATTAGAATCAAAATATTCAGGattatcttttaaaaacaattttataatgtGTTTATGTGACAATATTAATGAATagttattagttattttttaaaataattttatactgtAAATAAGTGGACTTCCATTTaattcaaactatttttttgttgacaatttctcaaaatattatatgctcctttaaaaaaaatctaaatataagCTTATCATGTTCACAATTGTTCATAGTCATGATGGAGGATTCTGATATTGATTCGAATAGGCTCAGATAGTGGGCCTTCGATAGTTATCTGaagttataaatataaactataaaaatgtcttttacataatttaataaattaacatttaaaattataaagatatgaaaattatttgaaattttaaaataagtataatttatttagaagagtagtttttcatttatatatataacattttatttagattatataacaaataaaatagaattatttagatatttatgattttgttatttaattatgatattttttaattattgatacACATATcaccataaaatatatatatatatatatatatatatttatatatatatatatatataNNNNNNNNNNNNNNNNNNNNNNNNNNNNNNNNNNNNNNNNNNNNNNNNNNNNNNNNNNNNNNNNNNNNNNNNNNNNNNNNNNNNNNNNNNNNNNNNNNNNNNNNNNNNNNNNNNNNNNNNNNNNNNNNNNNNNNNNNNNNNNNNNNNNNNNNNNNNNNNNNNNNNNNNNNNNNNNNNNNNNNNNNNNNNNNNNNNNNNNNNNNNNNNNNNNNNNNNNNNNNNNNNNNNNNNNNNNNNNNNNNNNNNNNNNNNNNNNNNNNNNNNNNNNNNNNNNNNNNNNNNNNNNNNNNNNNNNNNNNNNNNNNNNNNNNNNNNNNNNNNNNNNNNNNNNNNNNNNNNNNNNNNNNNNNNNNNNNNNNNNNNNNNNNNNNNNNNNNNNNNNNNNNNNNNNNNNNNNNNNNNNNNNNNNNNtatatatatatatatatatatatatatgcttatCATGTCATTAAAATATCCAATCAATTTGATATCTTGTTATATCTCCATATTATTATGAGTATCAAATGAAACTTTAATATATTGTGCTTATATCATACTTAGTCTATGGTAATGTTATAACGAAATTTTTagatcatataaaaaaaaattgaaattttgttataggtgaaaaaattaaaaaaaatttatttctcaaaaaaaaaaaaatacgattctttttttttttaataagtggACCTATAAACCCACTaaacccacaaaattttagggggcTTTTAGTGTGGGAAGCTTTATTTTTTTGgagtcttttaaattataaattttttttttttgccatccAACATGTGGGCCGGAGTCAATAACTAGGGgacttgtcaaattgacagctttAAGTGGAGGggtcaattatttttatttgcacaTATCTTTCAAGTACCTTAACAGACTAAAAGAGACACATGCTCGATGTgtattcttaattaatattcAGGTAACAAGTCGTTCTTGACccttaaacaaatataatattcgAAATTGTGTCGAGTTGTTACATAGGGTGAATGTTTATCTACCTCCCGTGTTTGTCCATTTACCCCAATACACTACTGGAAGCTAGAATCCAGTAAAAATAAGTAAACATGAGGTTGAATGAACATCAATCGTTACATAAAGCTATGACGAACTATGTAGTATTGtgtattttttcaataaaaaacaaTAGAATTATATAGAGGGACAATTTTTTGACCAAAAATAATTGAGTGAATGCGCGTTCAACCTCCAAATTTTTCAATCGAATTCTGTCTTCTCATAATATATTTAGAAGTGAAAAATTGTGGAGAgacgatttgtattttgtggGGTAAGAGGACTATTAGGCCCACACAAAATCGTATCGGCCTTTTACAAAAAAGCCCAATTCGAAATACAATTATCCATTAACCCCAAGTAAAAAACCCGTCAAACCATCCATTTCCTTTTCATACTAATGAAAAGCTACCAAAATGAAGATCCGATTTCGACGAGTGTCTtaaatctgaaaaaaataaaaaagaaatttcttCTTCCTTCAGACTCTCTCACACACTGTGAGATCTGCATctaaatctctctctctctcgatTTCTCTCCCAACCGCTATCCCTCTCTCACTCACTCTCTCGTTTGCAATTGTGCGAGATCTGATCTGATTAGATCTGAAAACACGAAACCTTCAAAAATGGAGAAATCATGCAGTCTAGTTGTTCACTTCGACAAAGGCACACCGGCATTAGCAAACGAAATCAAAGAAGCACTCGAAGGAAACGACGTCGCATCAAAGATCGAAGCTATGAAAAAAGCAATCATGCTTCTCCTTAACGGCGAAACAATTCCGCAACTCTTCATCACAATCATCCGTTACGTTCTCCCTTCCGAAGATCACACCGTTCAAAAACTACTTCTCCTTTATCTCGAAATCATCGACAAAACTGATTCCAAAGGTAAAGTTCTCCCTGAAATGATTCTCATTTGTCAAAATCTCCGTAATAATCTTCAACACCCTAACGAATACATTCGCGGCGTTACTCTCCGTTTTCTCTGTCGTATAAACGAATCTGAAATCGTTGAACCGTTAATTCCGTCAATTTTGTCTAATCTCGAACACCGTCATCCTTTCGTTCGTCGTAACGCCGTTCTCGCCGTTATGTCTGTTTACAAACTTCCACAGGGGGAACATTTACTCGATTCCGCCCCGGAAATCGTTGAGAAATTTCTGTCATCGGAACAAGATCCTTCAAGTAAACGTAACGCTTTTCTAATGCTGTTTTCTTGTGCTCAAGATCGTGCTGTGAATTATCTTTTTTCGAATATTGACAGGATTATTGATTGGGGTGAAAATCTTCAAATGATTGTTTTGGAATTGATTAAGAAAGTTTGTAGGAATAACAAAGGTGAAAAAgggaaatatattaaaattattataagttTACTGAGTGCAACTTCAACTGCTGTTGTTTATGAATGTGCTGGTACACTTGTTTCGCTTTCATCGGCACCTACCGCGATTAAAGCTGCTGCTAGTACTTATTGTCAGTTATTACTTTCTCAGAGTGATAACAATGTGAAACTTATTGTACTCGATCGTCTTAACGAGCTTAAGACTTCGAATAGGGAGATTATGGTTGATATGGTTATGGATGTGCTTAGGGCGCTTTCCACTCCTAATCATGATATTAGGAGGAAGACTATTGATATTGCTCTTGAGCTTATTACTGCGAAGAATATTGATCAGGTTGTTATGATGCTTAAGAAGGAAGTTGTTAAGACTCAGAGTGGGGAGCATGAGAAGAATGGGGAGTATAGGCAGATGTTGGTGCAGGCTATACATACTTGTGCAATTAAGTTTCCGGATGTTGCGAGTACGGTTGTGCATCTTTTGATGGATTTCTTGGGGGATACGAATGTTGCTTCGGCTATGGATGTGGTTGTTTTTGTGAGGGAGATTATTGAGACTAACCCGAAGTTGCGCGTTTCTATAATTACTAGGCTGTTGGATACTTTCTATCAAATCCGTGCTGCGAGGGTTTGTTCTTGTGCTCTTTGGATAATTGGGGAGTATTGTTTGTCTCTTTCTGAGATTGAGAGTGGAATCGTGGCTATTAAGCAATGTCTTGGTGATCTTCCCTTTTATACTATCTCTGAGGATGGAGATGGTCAGGAGACGTCGAAAGCCGTGCAGCAGGTGAACTCGACTACTGTGTCTTCTAGGAGGCCGGCGATTCTCGCTGATGGGACTTATGCTACTCAGAGTGCTGCTTTGGAGACTGCCATGTCGCCGCCTACCCTTGTGCAGGGCTCGCTGTCTTCTATTGGGAATTTGAGGTCATTGATTCTTTCAGGTGATTTCTTCCTTGGGGCAGTTGTTGCGTGTACGCTGACAAAGCTTGTTTTAAGGTTGGAAGAGGTTCAGACCTCTAAAGTTGAAGTAAACAAGGCAACTTCACAGGCCTTATTGATCATGGTCTCAATGCTGCAGCTTGGTCAATCTTCAGTTCTTCCACACCCAATTGATAACGATTCTCATGACAGGATCATCCTTTGCATTAGATTGCTGTCCCTTACTGGTGATGAGATAAGAAAGATATGGCTGAAATCTTGCAGGCAGAGCTTTGTGAAAATGCTCGCAGATAAGCAGCGCCGTGAGACAGAGGAGATTAAAGCAAAGGCTCAAATTTCTAATGCACAACCTGATGACCTTATTGACTTTTACCATTTGAAGAGCAGAAAGGTATGATGTTTgtatttgttttctcttttttgttaTAATGATATTAGCTGAATCATTGTTTCATTATACtcattgaatttttttcatCATTACCAAtgattgaactttttttttgcatttattcgGATACTAATATTGTCAAGTCGTGTTATGTTGTGCATTTCTTGAATGATGTCATCATATTAATTTAGGTGTTCTGTATGTTGGGAATAGTTTCGGCTAATGATTTATGATTCAGTTAGTTATGTGCTCAAATCTCAATATACTTGCTCACCTggtatttttttgaatttttcaatcTATGTACACTTATAATTCTTCAGGGTATGAGCCAACTTGAGCTGGAAGATGAGGTTCAGGATGATCTCAAACGTGCTACTGGAGAGTTTACAAAGGATGCAGATGATGCGAATAAACTCAATCGCATTCTTCAGCTCACTGGATTCAGTGATCCTGTTTATGCTGAAGCATATGTAACAGTGCATCATTACGACATTGTCCTTGATGTCACCGTCATCAACCGAACCAAGGAAACTCTCCAGAATTTATGTTTGGAGTTGGCAACTATGGGTGATCTAAAACTTGTTGAGCGTCCACAAAACTATACACTGGCTCCAGAATCAAGCAAACAGATTAAGGCCAACATCAAGGTTTCTTCAACTGAAACTGGAGTTATATTTGGTAACATTGTTTATGAGACATCTTCAAATGTTCTTGAGAGAACAGTTATTGTTCTAAATGACATCCATATTGATATCATGGACTACATTGCTCCTGCATCTTGTGCTGATGTGGCCTTCAGAACTATGTGGGCCGAGTTTGAGTGGGAAAACAAGGTATATCTCTCTCCTCTTTCTCTCATTTGGTGTTTTTTAAAACCAAAGGTTGAAAAAATTTATGGTTTTACCTTTTGTTGCTCATATCAACCCTTGGCTCCCgcttttcatttaaaaattgcAAATCTCTGTTATTTTGGGCTGTTGCCTCTTGTgctattatttaatattaagtaTG
It includes:
- the LOC101503982 gene encoding coatomer subunit beta-1-like yields the protein MEKSCSLVVHFDKGTPALANEIKEALEGNDVASKIEAMKKAIMLLLNGETIPQLFITIIRYVLPSEDHTVQKLLLLYLEIIDKTDSKGKVLPEMILICQNLRNNLQHPNEYIRGVTLRFLCRINESEIVEPLIPSILSNLEHRHPFVRRNAVLAVMSVYKLPQGEHLLDSAPEIVEKFLSSEQDPSSKRNAFLMLFSCAQDRAVNYLFSNIDRIIDWGENLQMIVLELIKKVCRNNKGEKGKYIKIIISLLSATSTAVVYECAGTLVSLSSAPTAIKAAASTYCQLLLSQSDNNVKLIVLDRLNELKTSNREIMVDMVMDVLRALSTPNHDIRRKTIDIALELITAKNIDQVVMMLKKEVVKTQSGEHEKNGEYRQMLVQAIHTCAIKFPDVASTVVHLLMDFLGDTNVASAMDVVVFVREIIETNPKLRVSIITRLLDTFYQIRAARVCSCALWIIGEYCLSLSEIESGIVAIKQCLGDLPFYTISEDGDGQETSKAVQQVNSTTVSSRRPAILADGTYATQSAALETAMSPPTLVQGSLSSIGNLRSLILSGDFFLGAVVACTLTKLVLRLEEVQTSKVEVNKATSQALLIMVSMLQLGQSSVLPHPIDNDSHDRIILCIRLLSLTGDEIRKIWLKSCRQSFVKMLADKQRRETEEIKAKAQISNAQPDDLIDFYHLKSRKGMSQLELEDEVQDDLKRATGEFTKDADDANKLNRILQLTGFSDPVYAEAYVTVHHYDIVLDVTVINRTKETLQNLCLELATMGDLKLVERPQNYTLAPESSKQIKANIKVSSTETGVIFGNIVYETSSNVLERTVIVLNDIHIDIMDYIAPASCADVAFRTMWAEFEWENKVAVNTVLQDEREFLGHIIKSTNMKCLTPPSALEGECGFLAANLYAKSVFGEDALVNVSIEKQGDGKLSGYIRIRSKTQGIALSLGDKITLKQKGTA